One Ctenopharyngodon idella isolate HZGC_01 chromosome 3, HZGC01, whole genome shotgun sequence genomic window, cctgtatataagattagtattgatAAAGTTCAGATgctgtcatttatgtgaatcaacttactttgttgtgaattttcaatttgaaaaataacttttatattgattgattaatggcatcttgaaaaaaaaaaaaaaaaaacgtgtcatggatttattgcattttgggaaaaaaataatcagtttttataataaacctttcaaaatgtagatttgaatttttagtGTTTTCATAACacaaagatgctatgtgaaagtttgaaacagaaaatggtGGTTTTCACCTTGCCACTTTCTTGATAAAGAAAACtcctttttactcaaattaatcaaaatggagtcattgtgttttggaaccaaactctttatttagtagtgaggaaacttcacgaatggacttattgcacaggtggcaacctatcagggtaccatgcttgaattcactgagctcctgagagcgagccattctttcacaaatgtttgtagaagcagtctgcatgcctaggtgcttgattttatacacctgtggccatggaagtgattggaacccctgaattcaatgatttggaggggtgtcccaatacttttggcaatatagtgtgtgtcaAGCTTGGTAAAAATATGTCATTGAGTATGTTTACATGGACAACAATATTCCGATATTAACACGATTAAGACAATACTCCAATTGTAGATATGTCTGCAAAAATCTACACTCTACTTAGTAGAGTAGGCAACGCTGAGCAGCGCATTTCTGATCTTGAAGACCAGAGTACATCAATGGTTACTCGAGTTTCAGATCTTgaaaaaacattagaaaaaagCGACTGAACGCCTGGAGGACTTAGAGAATAGAAGTCGCCAGCAGAATGTACGAATCGTAGGCCTGAAAGAAGGTATAGAAGGGTTTGACCCTATTAAGTTCTTTGAGTCCTGGATCCCAGATATCCTTGGTATGCCGATTAAAGATAATCGAATCTAGCTTGACCGCGCTCACCGCACTGGCCCTCCGAGTCATGCTGATGCTAATCCAAGAGCGGTCTTGGTGAGACTTCACAATTATAGGGATAAGATGGGCATCATGGAAGCGGCAAGGAGAAAGAAAGATATCAACATTGGTGGGAAAAGAGTTTACTTTTTCCAGGACTTTTCTGTGGGGGTACAAAAAAGGAGAGCTGAAACGGCAGAGATCCGAAAGCGATTTCGTGACGCCGGCATTAAATATGCGTTCATTTACCCTGCTACTATTAAGGTGCTTAATTCACCTACAGGGAAGGTGTTGTACCTGTACACGGTGAAGGATGCAGAGACTTTCCTTAACTCAGTCAGAGACCAATGGACCACTGAACCAGCTGTGTGAGTTAGAAATCATATTTGTGTTGCTTATTGGactctttttttgtttgagtGTTTTTTGGGCAGAGTTACAACTTATACGCATAAAATGTactcagatttttttctttaattttcaaTAGGCCTATATTCTTACGGTTTATACTTAGGTTGATATAGAAATACGATTTGAGATGTTTTGGAGATCAGTACTTTGCTAAGTCTATTAGACGAGGAGTTTTGCTTTTGCGCTACTTTGTACCAGTCACTATTATGACTTTTTCAGAGTTTGGTTTGCCTCTCCAATGGTACCtgattaatgttatttttatggtGTTTTCTGTGATATTGAGAGGCTTCCAAAAgctctttatattttatttactttttttttttgtttttttttgttttctttttttgtttacgTGTTTATGCCTTGTTTCTCATGCAGGATGTCAGTTCTTACAGCACTATGGAAATAACTTTATGTTTTTCTTATGGATGAATTACATGTGGAGgatattttttgtgatttattttattttaaaggggggtGTTGATCCTTGTAACATCTGTAACAAGGTACTAGAAAGTCTCTAAGAATATGCGAAATAGTCTATATATGAAGGTACGTACCTGGAATCTTAAAGGGGTAAATAATgtaatcaaaagaaagaacattttgaacattttgaagaGGGTGgtgattttaattgttttcttaATCTTTTTATGGACAAATCTCCTTCTGTTACTTTTGCCCCACAAGCTTCTAGTCTAATATCCAATGCTTGTTATGAACAGAATCTTCTTGGTATATGGAGGTTTCATAACCCATCTTCTAAGGAGTTTACTTTCTTTTCACATCCTCATCAAACCGCCTCCCGtattgactatatatatattttatgtcataTGGCTCATTTGGTCAACCAAGCTAATATTGGTCCTATTACTATCTCTGACCACGCCCCGGTCACTATCTCTATATGCTTCTCTGATAGCTCAAAACTATCCCCTCGATTTTGGAAATTAAATCCTTATTATTTGATGGATGAGCGGTTTGTTGAATATCTGAGAGAGCAAACAGACTGTTATTTTCTTACTAATGATTTAGAAGAGACGGATCCTAGGGTGTTATGGGATGCATACATGGCATATATTAGAGGCATAATTTCCTTTGTAAGCAAAAAGAACAAGGATAAAATAGCCAAACAATTTGAATTAGAAAAGCAAATATCCGATTTACAAAGGCAGTATCATATATTGAAATCAGAAGATATGCTGACTCAAATAAAGTACTCTAAGacattattaaatgatttaatgacgTCACAGGCTGAGAAAGATGTTCTTTTTGCCAGACAACATTTGTTTGAGATGGGAAATAAACCAAAATAGCCTGTTGGCAAAACTTATAAAGAATAGACCTGgcaaaaagttcattttgggCGTGAGAGATATAGAGGGGAGAAGGTGTATTgataataaagaaattaataatatttttagacAGTTCTATCTTACATTGTATTCTTCTGAAGATAATTTACATAGTTCAAAAGATAACCgattttttgaaaatttaacAATCCCGAGTATAACCACCAGACAACATGACTTATTAGAAGCCCCTCTCTCTTTGCTAGAAGTTAAGTCTGCTATTTCCTCTTTACAGCCGGGCAAATCACCAGGCCCTGACGGTTATCCAGTTGAATTTTTTCAGATATTGCAGGATAAGCTTAATGGTTATATCTTGAATACCCTAACTAAAGCATTTGAGGAATCTTCTGTTTCTGATGTTATGAATACAGCATTAATttcacttattttaaaaaagggtaAAGACCCTGAACAATGTGGATCATATCGGCCTATAAGCTTATTAactgttgatataaaaatattggCTAAAATCTTAGCAAAACGATTAGAACAGGTTATTCCTAGTATAATTAATGCTGATCAGACAGGCTTCATTAAAGGTCGTCAGTCCTATTATAATACTCGACGTTTATTTCATATTATGAACTATCTTGAAAAGACTTCAGACTCAGGCCTCCTAGTATCAATTGATGCAGAGAAAGCATTTGATAGGGTGGAGTGGGGCTACCTATTTGAGGTCATGAAAAAATTTGGCTTTGGAAATAAATTTTCGAAGTGGATTAGCTTGTTGTACACCAATCCTAAAGCCTCTATAATAAGTAATGACGTGGTTTCTACCTCATTTGATCTTCAGCGTGGAACACGTCAAGGTTGCCCACTCTCACCTCTATTGTTTGCAATCGCAATAGAGCCCTTAGCAATATATGTTCGgcagaatgaaaaaaaacatggtgtacatttggggaaaaaacagagaaaaataatgctttatgCAGATGATGTTATTCTTATTATTAGAGAGCCCGAAATTTCTTTGCCAGAAATTATTAAATGTGTTGAACAATTTGGGTCTGTttctgtcacgatcactgtctgttcctgtcagttcctggactccacttcccataatcctcccttccaatcacatgcaccaatcaccaattgccacacacacctgcagatcattacctggactatttaagacacacacacacacacaccctttgcgaagtcttgatttgccccggtgatcattactaagcgttttcttgtggactgtttcctggtttccgttggactgtttattctttgtgattctctgctgcctgccctgatccttgcctgtaccctgattctgtttgtctgccgcctgcctcgaccattgcctgtccttgtttatgttcctgcctttgcccctgtctacctgtataaatactgttcttaataaaagcttgcaaatggatccccgctctgccgacccatcattacagaagacttcgccctCAAACGATCCAGCAGCTTCTACGAGCGCTTCCAGCCTTAGCATGGACCCAGCAATACGTCTCGTCCGCCTTCGGCAAGGTAATTGTACACTCGAGGACCACATTCAGAAGTCTTTAGACATTGCCTATTTCTCTGACCTGCCTGACTGtgccctcattgacttctttggctatggattaaacgaaccattgaaggactacttacttattaatggtccccgagggtcgttcgtggaatttctggactttgccctgcttactgttggttcactttttactgtgggtgtcgcggaggaacgcgacacctcgtccccccatgtaatggctgcctctaaagagagcctgcacaaaatggcggccacaacatcatcacatcatgtctccgctgatcttccagagccaagtcaagtctccgttgatcctctagaattacatcacgtctctggatctgtttgggagcggagtgggttgcgttccagtgtggctgatccagcGCTGACTTCagtacgagcggctggcattcctaagcctccgccggccgcttcacactcaagctcgccggttgccacgcactcaagctcgccggttgccacgcactcaagctcgccggttgccacgcactcaagctcgccggttgccacgcactcaagctcgccggttgccacgcactcaagctcgccggttgccacgcactcaagctcgccggttgcgacgcactcaaattctctggatgctatggacaagatggccgctttgccagtgcccacgggcaagatggccgccccgccagtgtctgggaacataggggtcgttccagccagtgagtccactccagaaccagctccagtccgcgagtccgctccaacccgtgagcccgctgcagcgccctcagaggaggtaggcatagagccaccgcctcaaccatgtaaacggaggaggaggaggaggaagaaggcttcctccatccctcaaggcccggaggccttcccagagcccgctgtaggcccggaggccttcccagagcccgctgtaggcccggaggccttcccagagcccgctgtaggcccggaggccttcccagagcccgctgtaggcccggaggccgtcccagagcagtccgctgccgtcccagagcagtccgctgccgtcccagagcagtccgctgccgtcccagagcagcccgctcttcctgatacggccacggaggccgtcgccgagctcctcgccctgccggcgccacccgagctcctcgccctgccggcgccacccgagctcctcgccctgccggcgccacccgagctcctcgccctgccggcgccacccgagctcctcgccctgccggcgccacccgagctcctcgccctgccggcgccacccgagctcctcgccctgccggcgccacccgagctccttacccacgaaaccgccacggcctccgttgaattccccaagaactttttgggggggggccatatacctgagggtggggagcttgtgggtggggaccctgcacggccgcgatcatcagcggcctccgaattgcttgagcttgcgggtggggaccttacacgcccacggccttcaaccgcctgtgaactgctgtggccggctacggaccctgacctaccgtgggcgcccaagccacctgacctaccgtggccgcctaagccacctgacccgccgtggttgcccaagccacctgacccgccgtggttgcccaagccacctgacccgccgtggttgcccaagccacctgacccgccgtggctgcccgtggcacctgacccgccgtggctgcccttGGAACCTAACCCaccatggctgcccgtggcacctgacccgccgtggctgcccgtggcacctgacccgccgtggctgcccgtggcacctgacccgccgtggctgcccgtggcacctgacccgccgtggctgcccgtggcacctgacccgccgtggctgcccgtggcacctgacccgccgtggctgcccgtggcacctgacccgccgtggctgcccgtggcacctgaccccccgtggctgcccgagttcctggacctgcattggagaccccgttcccgtctgccaacaggtctccaatgtacccaccccccctccctatctgtgccatttacgccgcgaggacgcgccttccggaaggggggcgttatgtcacgatcactgtctgttcctgtcagttcctggactccacttcccataatcctcccttccaatcacatgcaccaatcaccaattgccacacacacctgcagatcattacctggactatttaagacacacacacacacacaccctttgcgaagtcttgatttgccccggtgatcattactaagcgttttcttgtggactgtttcctggtttccgttggactgtttattctttgtgattctctgctgcctgccctgatccttgcctgtaccctgattctgtttgtctgccgcctgcctcgaccattgcctgtccttgtttatgttcctgcctttgcccctgtctacctgtataaatactgttcttaataaaagcttgcaaatggatccccgctctgccgacccatcattacagtttCTGGCTATAAAGTTAATTTTCATAAATTGGAAATCATGCCAATTGGATCACATAGTAAACATAAGCCTCTTTATATAGACCCTTTTAGTTGGGCACCCCAAGGTCTAACATACCTGGGCATATGTATCCTACCAAAGTTTTCATTACTATATTCATCAAATATTAAACCATTGATAGCACAGGTTAAGAATGACTTGACACGCTGGTCTACTCTTCCTGTTTCTTTATTAGGaagaataaatttaattaaaatgattactcTACCTAGAATTTTATATCTTCTTTCTATGTCCTTTCTCCAACTGTCTTCAAATGACCTTAAAGTAATAAACAAACTTATATCCAGATTTATATGGGCAGGCAGGAAGCCTAAGGTTAAGTTGGAAGTTTTACAGCAACCAATAGATAAGGGTGGATGGGCATTGCCTAATTTTAAGTTCTATGCATGGGCAATACAAGCAAGAATAATTATGGGCTGGATTTATAAACCTCCGGATGCTTCTTGGGTTAAAATAGAATTGGAATTATGTGGAACATCTGAGTTAGTTaattttttagataaaaaaaaagatcccgATTCCTTTCGAATTGAAGAATTTTTTTACTTATATTCAACTTTGCAAGTTTGGTCcgcaattaaatttttttttaattataaacaaccAATATCTATTCTTTCCTCATTGGTAGATAATCCTAGCCTGTGTCCTAAAATGAGATCATATTTTTTCTCATGGCAACAAGCTgatataaatcatatttatgaaCTTTTACGAAGGTGAATCATGTAATTTGATAAGGTTACATCTCATTTTCATATTACacaaaaagatttttataaatatttacaagtTAGACATTATGTTAACTCTAGAAACGGTGGGCTTTCCATTAGAAATCATGATCACTATTTGGAGAAATTTTTGCTTGATAGCACAGACACCCAAAAGTTCATATCTAAATTTTACTCAATGTTATATGAACACAGGCAGAATAAGTTTACTGATCTTCAAAATCTTGGAGTAAGAACATTGGGTTTGATATTGACTCTCTCATGGGAAAACATTATTAAGCTTCCTGACATTATTTCTGTCTGCAAGAAATTCAGAGAAATGCAGTTTAATATAGTACACCGGGCTTACACGTCACCATATAGATGCAGTAAAGTTAATCAACAGGTGTCATCTAATTGTATGAAGTGCAAAGATTCTTTTGGTACTTTTTTCCATTGTCTGTGGGAATGTAGTaagataaaacatttttggtttTTAATTTGCAAGGCCCTCTCAGACATTTGTAAAGTGACAGTTCAAGCCTCACCTTCTATGTGTTTACTTGGTATTTTACCATCTTCTTTtgaggaatacaaagatgttGTTCACCCCTTGCTGATGTTGGCAAGGAAAGGCCATTATGAATAAATGGGTTGGAGATAGCCCCCCACTGTATAGGGATTGGTTAGCTATGATAAAGGATCTTATATCTTTAGAAAAACTTAGGTTCCATCTTATGGGTAAACTCACATCATTTAAAGtacacatgaaatcaaaatttaccttatttattttgttagctcaaattgctagttttgtggtgaacaattaatccatTGCAAGTCaatccacacaaaaaaattgtttagcttcgtaatatttaatcaaaatctgaaaatgctcCTCCCCTCTGCAACGGTGCCCCTTCTCTAATGAcatcagtttgacggcttgggttgaaaatgcttaaaccactcccctccaaccgttagtctgctatgagcgagagatggagaggaggagcgctaaagtaaaaccctgccctctattcaatattccgtttcacttggaaatacgtcacaacactgaagaaaagtcgtttgcaacttccggttcacgcAGACTTTAACAAAATATGGAAAGAACCATTGAAGTCTCTAGGGATTATTGAAGATTCCAGTATATACCCATAAGGGgaaaactgttgtataaatttatatttcccTGTTTATTTGGCTATTTATATACATGTTAATGTAAATTGGATATGTTTTCTTTTCCCTCCATTGTGTTATAAAGGACATACTGCATATGTGCATATGTATGTTTACGGTTGTGTGTAGTGCTGGTTGTTCTTGATgtgtacaataaaaaaaaagaaaaaaaaggacaatACTCCGATTAAGAAACTACCATGTAAACAGCTATTTTTGATTACCTTAATCCGACTAAAGTCATTCTCGAAGTAAACACAAATCAAATTAAGACAGGTGGAGTATTCCTACTTTAGTCGCATTATTGACATGTACACACCTTAATCACGCTATTTTAAAATCATGTGGGAGTTTTCGCCGCACTTTGCTACAGGATACATAATACACACACGGCAGTGCAtggtatggaagcccgtttccgccacaattgagtaaaaaaatataattctgtaagtcataataatgagaaactttctcgtaataatgacttagtatctcataataacgagaaactttctcgtaataatgagaaacttctactcatgcgcagagcagcggagcagaagggcgtggcacgctagcgacatccgctggtcaaagtctcgtaaatgcgagaacagcaaacatggcacgttatgcaaaacagttgttttcgttaaagtaatctacaaagtgcagtctatctatagtatcattaaataacatcagttattataaattatcagtatatcTTCAATACTTTTCCATGCGCACGAGAAGGTGGAACGCAAAGTGGTTTCCGTGGTAACGGTGGAAACTGTTGCATGAACGCGACGGCTTACAAAACTATCAGATTAACGAAGGAATATGACATGTATTCGCTAAGTTTAAGTGCAAtgtcttcataaaatgtgtgggtttatgtgttaacgttaacacataTTTCACGTCTAGGCTATTTGATGTGCAGGTTTGCCTAGACaaggcgctggaaagcttttctaatataaaccgggtcctaaagcacttgcccagtcataaaccttcattccagtgatattcctacagaaaacaccttttaagatgtttatgactcattagaatgtatgcaaaagacagctttccaggtgaagcgttctttaacagacttggatatgtaggtgtgtgctgtcttatcattcctctatctgtttgaaatccatggatcaccactctgtgtttctgcttgttcatacacaaaaatacaaatgaatgttacaaatgaatgttacaaatgaataaatgactgTATCCCGTCTCATAGGctactgataatttatcaataatgttacttatttaatgatattatagattacacttttgcagaacgtgccatggttgcggagttatcgcatttgactagcggatgtcgctagcgtgtcaCTGCTGCTTTGCGCACGCTGctttgcgcatgcgtagaagtttctcattattatgagaaactaagtcataattacgagaaagtttctcattattgtgagaaactaagtcattattacgagaaagtttctcgttattatgagaaacaaagtcattattacgagaaagtttctcgttattatgagaaattaagtcattattacgagaaagtttctcgttattatgagaaactaggtcataattacgagaaagtttctcgttattatgagaaacgaagtcattattacgagaaagtttctcgttattatgagaaactaagtcattattacgagaaagtttctcgttattatgagaaactaggtcataattacgagaaagtttctcataattatgagaaactaagtcataattacgagaaagtttctcgttattatgagaaacaaagtcataattacgagaaagtttctcgttattatgagaaacaaagtcattattacgagaaagtttctcgttattatgagaaattaagtcattattacgagaaagtttctcgttattatgagaaattaagtcattattacgagaaagtttctcgttattatgagaaactaggtcataattacgagaaagtttctcgttattatgagaaacgaagtcattattacgagaaagtttctcgttattatgagaaactaagtcataattacgagaacatttctcattattatgagaaactaggtcataattacgagaacatttctcattattatgagaaactaggtcataattacgagaacatttctcattattatgagaaactaagtcattacgagaaagtttctcgttattatgagaaacgaagtcattattacgagaaagtttctcattattatgagaaactaagtcattattacgagaacatttctcattattatgagaaactaggtcataattacgagaacatttctcattattatgagaaactaagtcattattacgagaaagtttctcgttattatgagaaatgaagtcattattacgagaaagtttctcgttattatgagaaattaagtcattattacgagaaagtttctcgttattatgagaaattaagtcattattacgagaaagtttctcaatataatgagatactaagtcataataatgagaaagtttctcattattatgacttacagaattatatttttttactcaattgtggcggaaacgggcttccatagcaTGGTCAACCTTTTGACGGCAAACAAGAGAGAAAGCTTCAAGCAAGAAGCCAACTGTCTCTCATCCAGTAGGCTACCTATGAGATTGTCGCTGTGGACTGAATGACAGTTGCCGAATTAAAGTACAGGAGGCCTGTTGCTGGAGAATTTGTATCCGCCATCGTCTATTTACAGAGCCCCACACATGGGAGGGAAAataaatagtaggctaaatcgtgagaacaatttactaattctttCCCTCCATTTACTAAATTGAGTGCACggtttactaatttgttccctcgatttataaatcatgcgcatgatcaagggaacgaattagtaaatcatg contains:
- the LOC127508837 gene encoding keratin, type I cytoskeletal 9-like isoform X38 — protein: MGSGVQELTGTDSDRDITPPFRKARPRGVNGTDREGGWVHWRPVGRRERGLQCRSRNSGSHGGSGATGSHGGSGATGSHGGSGATGSHGGSGGLGGHGRSGGLGAHGRSGSVAGHSSSQAVEGRGRVRSPPASSSNSEAADDRGRAGSPPTSSPPSGIWPPPKKFLGNSTEAVAVSWVRSSGGAGRARSSGGAGRARSSGGAGRARSSGGAGRARSSGGAGRARSSGGAGRARSSGGAGRARSSATASVAVSGRAGCSGTAADCSGTAADCSGTAADCSGTASGPTAGSGKASGPTAGSGKASGPTAGSGKASGPTAGSGKASGP
- the LOC127508837 gene encoding keratin, type I cytoskeletal 9-like isoform X13 is translated as MGSGVQELTGTDSDRDITPPFRKARPRGVNGTDREGGWVHWRPVGRRERGLQCRSRNSGSHGGSGATGSHGGSGATGSHGGSGATGSHGGSGSKGSHGGSGATGSHGGSGGLGNHGGSGGLGNHGGSGGLGNHGGSGGLGGHGRSGGLGAHGRSGSVAGHSSSQAVEGRGRVRSPPASSSNSEAADDRGRAGSPPTSSPPSGIWPPPKKFLGNSTEAVAVSWVRSSGGAGRARSSGGAGRARSSGGAGRARSSGGAGRARSSGGAGRARSSGGAGRARSSGGAGRARSSATASVAVSGRAGCSGTAADCSGTAADCSGTAADCSGTASGPTAGSGKASGPTAGSGKASGPTAGSGKASGPTAGSGKASGP
- the LOC127508837 gene encoding PE-PGRS family protein PE_PGRS5-like isoform X33, whose amino-acid sequence is MGSGVQELTGTDSDRDITPPFRKARPRGVNGTDREGGWVHWRPVGRRERGLQCRSRNSGSHGGSGATGSHGGSGATGSHGGSGATGSHGGSGATGSHGGSGGLGGHGRSGGLGAHGRSGSVAGHSSSQAVEGRGRVRSPPASSSNSEAADDRGRAGSPPTSSPPSGIWPPPKKFLGNSTEAVAVSWVRSSGGAGRARSSGGAGRARSSGGAGRARSSGGAGRARSSGGAGRARSSGGAGRARSSGGAGRARSSATASVAVSGRAGCSGTAADCSGTAADCSGTAADCSGTASGPTAGSGKASGPTAGSGKASGPTAGSGKASGPTAGSGKASGP
- the LOC127508837 gene encoding PE-PGRS family protein PE_PGRS16-like isoform X8, whose amino-acid sequence is MGSGVQELTGTDSDRDITPPFRKARPRGVNGTDREGGWVHWRPVGRRERGLQCRSRNSGSHGGSGATGSHGGSGATGSHGGSGATGSHGGSGATGSHGGSGSKGSHGGSGATGSHGGSGGLGNHGGSGGLGNHGGSGGLGNHGGSGGLGGHGRSGGLGAHGRSGSVAGHSSSQAVEGRGRVRSPPASSSNSEAADDRGRAGSPPTSSPPSGIWPPPKKFLGNSTEAVAVSWVRSSGGAGRARSSGGAGRARSSGGAGRARSSGGAGRARSSGGAGRARSSGGAGRARSSGGAGRARSSATASVAVSGRAGCSGTAADCSGTAADCSGTAADCSGTASGPTAGSGKASGPTAGSGKASGPTAGSGKASGPTAGSGKASGP
- the LOC127508837 gene encoding uncharacterized PE-PGRS family protein PE_PGRS46-like isoform X24 — its product is MGSGVQELTGTDSDRDITPPFRKARPRGVNGTDREGGWVHWRPVGRRERGLQCRSRNSGSHGGSGATGSHGGSGATGSHGGSGATGSHGGSGATGSHGGSGATGSHGGSGATGSHGGSGGLGGHGRSGGLGAHGRSGSVAGHSSSQAVEGRGRVRSPPASSSNSEAADDRGRAGSPPTSSPPSGIWPPPKKFLGNSTEAVAVSWVRSSGGAGRARSSGGAGRARSSGGAGRARSSGGAGRARSSGGAGRARSSGGAGRARSSGGAGRARSSATASVAVSGRAGCSGTAADCSGTAADCSGTAADCSGTASGPTAGSGKASGPTAGSGKASGPTAGSGKASGPTAGSGKASGP
- the LOC127508837 gene encoding PE-PGRS family protein PE_PGRS16-like isoform X43, producing MGSGVQELTGTDSDRDITPPFRKARPRGVNGTDREGGWVHWRPVGRRERGLQCRSRNSGSHGGSGATGSHGGSGATGSHGGSGATGSHGGSGGLGAHGRSGSVAGHSSSQAVEGRGRVRSPPASSSNSEAADDRGRAGSPPTSSPPSGIWPPPKKFLGNSTEAVAVSWVRSSGGAGRARSSGGAGRARSSGGAGRARSSGGAGRARSSGGAGRARSSGGAGRARSSGGAGRARSSATASVAVSGRAGCSGTAADCSGTAADCSGTAADCSGTASGPTAGSGKASGPTAGSGKASGPTAGSGKASGPTAGSGKASGP